From the genome of Lysinibacter sp. HNR:
AGGCCACCCAGGCCAACGACGAGAGCGCCAGTGGCAAAGAGTGTCAGGGCGATTGCGCCTGTATTTACCCAGAAGTCTCCCTGAATAACTTCAAACCACCCCTGCAGGGTAGCGGTGAGAACAACGCCGCTGAGTGCCGCGTAGAGTGTTACGCCGATGAGGCGGCGTGCTGTTCCGCGGGTGAGGAAAAAGACGATGACCCCACCGATGACGCCGCCGAGGGCGAGCGGGAGTGAAGCTATGCTGAGTCCGGTTCCGCGGGGGTCGTGGTCGCTGAGAGGCACAATATCACGTACCACAACTCGGGGTAGCTCGGGCGGGGTTTGTCCTGCAGCGAGCGCTGCTCCAACGCTTTCCTCTACCCTGCTATAGGCCTGTTTGAGGAGCTGTGTTTGAAGCTGCGAGGCTACCTGGGTGAGCATCTGAGAGACTACCGGGCTGGCGGCCGACGCGGTGAGAACGGTTGGTGTCTCGGTGAGGACGAGGGCGCCGTAGACTTTGCGTTCCTTGATGGCTGTGATCGCGGCTTTTTCGTTGTCGACGGTAACAAACGTAATGGCATTATCGCTCTGTGAGTCGATGGTGGAGGTGAGGCTGTCTACG
Proteins encoded in this window:
- a CDS encoding ABC transporter permease; translation: METVSTGNTPPLSGPMFNTPPTGPDNHRAWAKPIGAALAGTLIIFLILLAFLWPTATSTAQNIPVAVAGPQQAVDSLTSTIDSQSDNAITFVTVDNEKAAITAIKERKVYGALVLTETPTVLTASAASPVVSQMLTQVASQLQTQLLKQAYSRVEESVGAALAAGQTPPELPRVVVRDIVPLSDHDPRGTGLSIASLPLALGGVIGGVIVFFLTRGTARRLIGVTLYAALSGVVLTATLQGWFEVIQGDFWVNTGAIALTLFATGALVVGLGGLLGRPGLALAAIITVLIGNPLASSAAPMQFLVEPWGAIGQGFVPGASATLLRNLSYFPEANSASQWLTLTLWAVSGLILIMLSTLRARTQSA